The DNA segment GCGGAACTAGGGCGTCGCCGAGACGTCACTTCCTGCCTCCTGCAGGTACTGGGAAAACCAAAGAGCGAGCTTTCTTCCAATGCTTCTGTAGCGGTGTCAGGCGAAGTTGCAGATGAGGATGCCGTCCCGCGATGGGCAGCGCGTGCACGACGAGGGTTCGTGGAGACAGTGCCTCGGGTAGTGGCTCTCGAGGTGGCGAAGCTCGCTGCTCTGTGTGCAGCCGTTCTCGAGGTTGGGGCAGTAGACGCGTAGAGTCCCCAGCTCCTTGGCGTTGAAGTCTAGTCTCTGGACATCGGCTGTGGTGTACTCTGTATTGTCTTTGAGGCAGATAGCCATTGCTGTTGCGGCGGAGTCGACTACCTGAGTGTCAAACGTCACACAGTTTCTGCACATCACATGGCCGCACGGGATCATCCATAGGAACTGCGGTACCTCAAAGCACAGGAAGCACACCCGATGCTCAGGCAGCGGATCCACGAACACGATGGGGCGGTAATCGATGAAGGAGTCGTAGCCCCACACGATGGGCTTGCGTCCGGGACGCTGAACTAAAAAGGCCGCCTCGTCGATGTGACTGTGCACACCGACGCTGCTTGCATCTTCGGAAAGTTTGTCCGCAGACTCCTCCGAGTTGCTGGAAGTGTCGTCAAACCTGTCCATATCTGCTTGAATAAGGGACTCGAGTGAACTCGACACTCGCGCATACTTAGCGACGGTCCGGAACTGATTGCTCTAGGCTGGGGCAGGAGACAGCGGCTGATGAAGAAGGAAAGGGAAATCAGAGCCTTGTAATTGGTGCTGTCATCGTCACGACCACTGGGACGGGCCCTAAGCAGGACTATGGGGGAGAGGAGGTAAAAGAGAATGCAGCTAATAATCAGGGAGAACTTGCGTCCCTGTGTAGAGTACGGCTCTCGGGAGAAGGGAACTTGAGGGGGCGAGAGACCAGACCAGGCGTTCCCGGAGGACGAAGAAAGGGGGGGCGGGGCTTTTTGTGGCTAGgtagccaaggctaggcaggaaagaagCTAAGGACTGGGCTTCGTTCCATTGTCATGGGGAGTGACTTATCTCAGCCTTATACCcgtgtcacacgggacgttgaatgtcattcgcagcgaatgacattcacaacgaatgtcactgcctgctggcgttcccgttctacacgggtacacaaaacggcatttgcaaatgatggcgatgtccatcggctaactgctatgacagcagaacgttacaaatcatgtttttcatacacattttttatgtttattgctagtatcacactgttacacattaatagactctttaaaaattttttgcaacgccttgtgggagcaatagtcaacaagcaatccactgaaatatccaaagcaagacaggctcaaagccgctcacgatccctcccgtacatgccgcccgcacttcctcccgctgtcggcactatggagggctgcgaaattggtgccgaattcttgacagtcgctgatgagcaacagtgcaagcgaacattgcttgttcacacgccttctgctgggctggcgaagctgcagagttgttttccattgcgagcactgaaggcaaatggagtgacgaCCAAGCTACTCAATCAAGATGGAGgacggtttgtaaacaaacgcggccgtctctacagtaactggcggcgactgggaacaaaagtgtagttgcgcaaatcgcttcaaataccttattttacatcaaaaaatgattcaaaagttcattgcagcaattaaaataaagttttctttgaatacgttttgttctcactaatcagttttgtaatttttcgccaagccgctgtcgtcgagattacacaggtcgcgcttgcatgagttcgggaaactcattcaatgggcgaatgtcgttagctgtgaatgtcattgactgtgcccgtgtagcagcgaaaaaaacgccattcaaacgtaatgtcattcgctgcgaatgacattcaacgtcccgtgtgacaggggtattagtgagcCTGCACCATCTCCCCCTTCATCCCCCTGCAGCCCTGGCCACAACAAATGACCAGTGGAGGGGATCGCAGTTGGTTGACAAAGGCGCGCCTCCTTCACTTTCCTAACTAGTCTTGGCTGCATAGTCACAAAAAGCGGTCTGCGAATGTAGTGTCATaccagccggggggggggggggtagctttgCATTAAGCCCATCCTCCTCTGCAAAATTCATTCTCTCCTTCCTGGCTATTATTAGTGGCTTTTGTTTTCATAATaaagtaaaaatgtaaataaaagaTGTTGCTACCAGCCGCATCTGCCATTGAGGCCGGAAGCACCTGAGCCGCGGATAGTAGCGGCAAATATTCATTCACAGAAAGGaacaataaagaacaaaaaatacaaatagtGGGTGGAGTCCTTGTTTCAGGATCCAAATTTCCACCGCTGtcgctcttgcttgggataacaGGTCACtccgggtcaccaaatcggagctgaacaGTGGAAATAAAACAACCGAGTGGGAAAGAATGAAGGGAGCATAGAAAGAAAACAGCTTTGTGCGTTGTGATCAGGCCCTTCGCCTAAGAGTTGCCCGCTCTCGAACAGGGCCCTTGAAGTAACGTCTAGCTGGCAAAGGTTGCAATGCGTCCTATTTGGGGAAGCGCTTAGCTTTAACAGCGCTGGTAAGGTAGAATGActgatgttattttttttttgcccattgcGAATGTTGCCAGTGAATCTTTTTAATTCCCTCTTGGCGTTCCGCATTCTCAACGCTGACGCATCTCTTCACTGAAAGAAAGCTAAAACGAGTGCCCCCTCCCCCCGATGATCAATGCCGAACTTCGCAGCTCAGTGATCAATGTATCTGTAGTGCGATTTGTGTCCAGACGAGGAGAGCGCTGTGAACTCGAGAAAGGGCTTTTCAGGCTTGTTAGAATTTTCTTTAGAGGATACATCCCCTAGACAATGTCTAAgtcacacagcctttcaagcccgcaATCGCTATCTCTTCAATCTCCCCACCTCCTGTATTCTTTTCTGCTGAGATGGCGTGTTTCTTTATCACTGTTCTGTAGGTCAGCAAGTTAAACATTTTTAGCACCCATCCTGCCCAAACAAGATTTTCAAGTTTCCGCTCCTAAGCCTTCCCCATCCACTCTCCTCCCCCTAATCCGGGCTTCCTCCTGGGAGTGAAactgatgaacgctttgcccagatgaAGACAAGTCATTTTGCCAAACCGCTGGCTCCCTCTTATCTTGTTCACTTCGTGTTGTAAACAAACCTATTTAtctgccctctctctaccatggaaaCAACGGGGAACGTTCTCTTTGAAAGTATTTGCCTGAAATAAATCGTTTGCTTGGACTAACTACCCACCAGTTTCAACCGCCCGCTGTGACACTAGCCGAGCggagtttacatgaatgcgacagcagcACATCGCATTCATGTAAGCGGTGATGATGCGCTAGGAAAACGCGTCGCGTCAAAGCTCCAGACGGGGGCAGATCGAGAATGGCAAGTTGACCTCAGCGGTGAATGTAAGCATGTTTGGAGGTGTCCCTCCTCCTTCCTGTCGTGGCTATTCAATACCCCTTAGCCGGATAACAAAGCAGGCTTCGCTCCAGATACGGAAGACTGGACCCCTTTGCGGCGCGCAATGGGCGAGGGTCACCGTGCTGCCAGACTTGATGCGGTACGTGTAAACGGTAGCGCATCGGCTCCGCGAGATACTGTAAAAATGTGACGCGCTACTGTTGAATCCATGTACACGGGGCTTAATGAAGAAAAGAGagcaagaagaacaaaaaagatGCATCGATAGCTAACCAAACAAAGCGCACTTTTTCAAAAGACGTTTCTTTTACCATTTAGATTTTCAGGGAGTGTATAGCCCAAAAATAGGCAAAACGCCAAACTGTCTAAAAAGAACCCAGGAAAAAATAATAGTAGCCCAATTTGGTTCAAAATAGTCCAATCTGGGACGAGTatctgtttacatgaactcgataggaGCGAGTCCACTCTTGCGGCGCGCCCCCCGAGGCACCACAGCGCGAACAGGAAACCGGTTcccgcttctgttctcccctGCAGAGAATGCTTTCCGCGAACGTGAAAGGGAGTTCAATGTAATTTGCACAGGGACCTCTGAGTCAGCTCAGCGCTTGAAACGGAAGTTCAGCGGTAAAGTTAGTCGAGCCCAGTGGTCTCCCGACGACACCCTGCGGCGTTTACATATACCCATCTCGACACAACCCGCCTTGCAGGGTTCATGTCGACGCTGctctggttagctcagttggtaacgaGACTGCCGCTAACAGGCGGTGGTCTCCACTTCTCTTCTTGAAACAGGAGGAATTTTTGTTCAACAgctaaaaattgctggtggtttcgcactggttaaccctggtcgaaagcgaaaagctgcatccccCTGGTTACATCTGTGGTCCAGttactggcggtttccatagatagcctgaCTGACACACACAGGGTAGTaggcatttttctttatttgttaaaTATCTTGCTTTTtccgaaacgacattaaaggcgctgaCACAAGATATTATATGTTTAATACAACTTCGTTGAtatttacaactttattgttgctcgttgtgtgcgcAGACATGAAACCAAATGCGCTTCGAAACGGCGCGCTaacactgcagataatttcagaaagccaaattgaaaaataaattggttttgggggagaatTGTGCAATGACAcgcgccatttctttttattAAAATCTCGGAAGAGGCCAAACGCGTCCTCGAAGCGAAGCCGATAGAACGTACGTAACATGGAGATGATATGGATTCCAGCGCACGAGTCTACTGCAGGAAATGACGCTGCACACAAGCTTGCCCTATAGGTCTCTAGCCCTCTCGCATAGACATGAAAGATAGCTTTATTTCATAGCACGAGGTCACGGAACAGTATAAGCTGAACaggagggtctatccgccgcccgaTTGTTCCCTCGGAAACGAGGAGGCAATTGCATGGAGAGGATTGCAAGGGGGAaatcatataagccccttctgggtatGCATAACAACTTAGAAGAGAAAGAACAATATTGCATAACGTGtggggagaggggcactctcgcCCACGAATTACGGGAATGTGCCGGCAGCCCGGCCGCCGAGCAAAATATGGAAGATCGACAAGAGAGTTCTGTATGTCACTTGTCATTATCTGCCCCCTTCGTAAAATTTCGCTTGCTAACAGCCTATTTCTATTTGTGTGTTAGGCAGACAGCAGCTTTTAATGAGGTCAGTTCTCTTAAAATCGTCCTCCAAGATAAAGCGCTTAATTGAACGTTTCCGGTGACAGCACGCTTATTAtctgtatttttttcattttcccgtaGCTTATCTTTCTGATTCATTGAGgactttattttgtttcatttggtTCGCGTAGCTTTTCACTGTATTGACGAAAAGGTCTGTCCGCCATGTTTTCTAAAAGCACCACTGAATTGAATACGAAAGTACTGCTCTATTAACAGCACTTATTCCATTTATGCTCAGCAGGCAACTATATCTGCGCATGCAAACTTTATACCTGGTGGGTTAGTTAAACAGCCTCTTCTGTCATTGTTTCGAGTCTTGTGTCCTGTTTTCCAGTTACTGAAATAAAACTTAATAAGATTTGCATTGTCTCTATTTATTCGAGCTAAACTCGATCATCATAACAATGTCATAAATAACTGCTCGCTAACTCAGGGGCTCAAGAACAGCTCCCACACAAGGAGCTATAGCTGGGTCTATAAATATACCGTTAAGACAATAAGATAGtatagggagtttgcacgaaagccggcggcgctatgcattctgggtagtccgccattttgtcgtccttggtagcagccgacgcaggaagcgcacgttggtttttacgctcgcgtagtacgtgcgtgcaacagtgctggcgttacggtgtactgtgctgttgtgggctgcaccagcagaacccaaagcaaagcgcagaaactgaagacaggacaggccgactgccggttcttcaagattccaaaaatacgcctgcacgagtgcgagaaagcaaagcagctttcatatcgacgccgacgcgagtggctggcacgtattaacaggagtgagactgacgccaatccagacaagtataaagtctgtgcactccacttcgtttcaggtgcgtacaacgatttcttggcttactgcgcgtttgttttttacttctgcaCTCGCGCTTTACGCTTTGCAAAACAGGCACCTCACGACGCGTCTCTTCGTAGTTTTTCCTAAACATGCGCCTCGTATGTATTTGAAAGTTAGGAACTGCTGCCGAAAGTGATCACTCTTGGTCACACGCGTACATTTATTTTCTAGGTCGGCCGTCTAAACTTTTCGACGATTCCAGCCCCGACTGGACCCCATCGCTGCGCCTGGGTTATGCCTTAAAGAAACCAGATCAGTCCACGGGTGGTTCACCTGGGCGCAAATGACAACGGCGACGAAAGGAATTAGTACTTCACGAAAAAAACAGGTTTTATGTCCTTACCTGTGTTTTGAGTATCACTGTGTCGGCTACGACCGTTTTCATGCATGGCTCGCGTACCCATCCACTTGTGAGGAAGTTGTGCCCTTCCAAAGCTTTTCTGGCCTTAAGCTGCTGCCGAGTAACAAAACTAGTTCTCAGAACTAGAAATTCGTGAATATCGGCGATGTCGACGGGCGGCCACAAGTTGAAATCGACAGTGCAGTCATCCGCGCGTAGCGTGAATGGGTCCAcgccgcactgttttgttttctgctCGTGGCGCGCCCGGTCTTTCGGGCACAGAGTCGACACGTAGGTCTCTGACGAAACTGCCGACATCTTTAAAGCACGCCGGGGCGGCGAATATGCAACCCCTTGTTAGTTTTGATGACTGCAGAAGACGATATGGCACTCGGACAAAAACACTGCTGCCTGGCCTGGGTgcgtcggctgctaacaaggacgacaaaatggcggactacctagaatgcatagcgccgccggctttcgtgcaaactccctataCGGGACTGTTTAAACGACAAAACTTTGAAATTGAACTCGACACGCAAGGCGAAGGAAAAAGACAACGATCACTGACTATATATTACTACATCGTCTGATACTGtgatcttcccttctttcttcgtctgtCTCGTGCCCTGAACATCGAGGTGTTCGCTGATCAATTTTTCACACCAGAAATCATTCTGCTTTGGCATCCCGTTGCTGTTTTTAATTATAGCGTCATTGTTCAGTTGTCCAGCCATTTCAAGGAGGACTCGTATTTGGAGCATATGGGCTTTTCTGCAAGTTACGTGGCCAGTCAAGACCTAATTCGGCCCAGAGGCGAACCTCACGGAGCGAACGTACGACGTAACTGGACACCAGATCCGTGGCGACCCACGGGGCAGTTCTCCTCTTGTCAACAAACAATAAGCGGTAATGACGGTAGTAGGCGCAATGCCGAGCGTCTCTTTTTCGACAGTCCGTCGTGCGCTTGGTAGAAGAAAGGCTATTTTCCGAACACGTGTGTTGCAGCTAACTCATGAGCCATTTTTTAACGTAGTTTTAATCGAAAACGGTGGCGAAGGTGCTATGCGCATGCGTGGGACGTTACTGGAAATAAACCTTAATTACAGTACCCTTTCTTCGCTTCAGAAGTTTTTGTCACGAGCTTGTGCACGTAACAGCCTATTTACGGATGTAATGATCACACGCTTTTGTTAAGAATATATAGTACGGATATTGGAGGTAAACTTATTACACAGGGAAAAGAACTGCAACCATTAGGATTTTTTAAATTTCAATTAATGATGTAGTTTAATCGCATAACCAATAGACATTGGAATGCAAATTCTTTATATCACGTATCATCTCGAAGAGAATAGTTCGTTTTTAAGCACCAGTAACGTATCGAAAGATTTGGAAGTTTTCGGGTAATACTTACAATAAAAACAGAATGCAATGGCGCAgttttgaaaatgaaaagaatGGCGAAAGGGCGCAAAAAGTGCTCTCAGTGATTCAACACTGAAGGCGCGTGAGCCTCGGACGTTTCTGCGTTGGAAGTCTCGGGCGAGTAGTCGAAGCAAACGAAGACAGGCGTAATTCAGAGAGCGCAGTAGACGCCGACGGTCGAAGAAGCCCCGGCCGATCAACGCTGTTGCTTCCCCACAAACAGGTCCTCCAAGGGGCGCTCGCCTCTGGTAGAGACTTCGTTGGGACTTGCAGGACCCTCGGACAGCGTGCCTACGGTAGCGCCTTCACGAGTCCCGGAGACCTCAGGGAGCTCTTTTGATGTCTGCGGCCAGTTGATTCAGGTGTTCCACCGGCTCAGGATGCACCTCTCCACCACGCTCAGTGACCTCGGCGAGAAGGGCCTGCGTAGCGCACAAGTGCTCGTCTTCAGTCTGACTCGCAGGTGATTCGGACAGCGACTGCTGGACAGGGGGGCTTTGGCGGTCGACGCTTCTTGCTTCCTCTTGGCGTCTTTTGCAGCTGTAGATGTGCGGGACGAAGTCACCAGGCGGGATGTCCTCCCGTCGGCAGTGGAAGCACATCTTCGGGTGGTGAGGACAGTTCTTCAAGTAGTGCTCCTCAAGGTGCCGAAGCTCACTGCTCTGCGTGCAGCCGTACCAGATGTTAGGGCAGTAGACGCGCAGAGTTCCCAGGTCCTTGGCGTTGAAGTCAAGTCTCGTGACGCCACGCATGCTGAACTTGGCATGGCCTTCGGGCGAAGTGCCTTCCCGTCTTTCCCTGCACTTGGCGGGGGCCTCTTTGATGGAAACGTCCAGGCAGCTGGCGCATACGGCATTGCCGCACGGAGCAAGATACTGGACCGGCAGCACGTCGTGGCACAAGCAACACACCCGCGCTTTGGGCAGTGGATCAAGGAAAGTGAGCCGGCGGCAGTCGACGAAGGAGTCGTATCCCCGCACGGTGTACCGATGTCCGAAATCTTGGGCCTGCAATTCCTGCGCAGGGGAACGGCATGAATGTGGGCATCAGCGATACTTGGAGCAGTGCCGCCATCCGAGCGTGAGGACGCAATGGTTCTAGTCGATCTCGTTCAGCATaataatagaacaaaaaaagaGCTAACCTTTTCACAGATAAaggtgtttggtttggttggttttatCGGGTTTAGCAATCCAATGTGacgcaggctatgaaggacgccgcagtggagggctccggtaatttctaccacccggtgttctttgacatgcactgacattgcacagtacatgggcctccagcttttcgcctccatcgaaatgtgcccgccgcggccagcatcgaCTGCGCGTCATACGGGTCGGCAGcccagagccataaccactgagccaccgcggcgggttacagaTAAAGATGCGTCTTACGAGTAATAGGCGTAGTAAAACATGCATAGAGCCTACCGACAGCAGTTCTCAGCTGCCACTTGAATATTTGCATTGCGTGCAAACATATTTTTGAACCCCTCTTGCCTTTAAAAAAGATGAAGGAACTAAAATTGGCGCACGGCTCGTGAAACCACAGATAGCTTTCGTTAACAATATTTCAAGACCGTTTCGGTATCTTCCTCGAAAGGAAATTTCAGTCCCGGCGGTCGACTGTAGCGCTCGACCACGTGGCATAGGCCGCGAGTTTGCGCCGTCGGCAAAACAGCCACAGTTACACTTTCTATCGTAATAACCCGAATGCAGCGCGAGGGCCGACTTTGCAAACACGAaacaggacaaaaagaaaagaagtataGCTCGATAGTAAGCTGATTAGCCAAAGAAAATTGCTTCCTTGTGGACAGCCATCACAGGAAGGCGATGACACGCGAGCCTTAACACAGTGCAGCAGTTGCTATCTGCTGTTATCGACGTAAGGGTTCAAGCGGTAACCGCCTGAGGCGATAGTCCGCGATACGTCGCgggatgacgccgccgtcgcccatcgatgccgctggcgcaaaccgcacgaagcgacgggactcggcgtcggcTAGCGGCGCGTTTTCAGCGCAGCTCGattgcgttaattaacgcgtagaacaacgctcttaaggcttcatacaagataaaacacaataaaaacattaaaaaaatatattttggtaattttatttttagtcgactacacaaagtcacgtgacgcagaaaagcgcgcccgagggacgctgcgatgaggcgccaggcgacattccgaCGCTCTTGTGAcgtatagtgcgtgtaggacatatcccacagcaccttttacttttgaacttcattaatgagcctttcattaaattcttgcatagctgccatggtgagggatgcatCGGCTTTTGCTGCGCTGAAAggccgctgaaaagaaaaatcgactttcgcgcgcaaaacGGATCGGAAGTACGCAtccgcaaggcctaccgtcattggccaAGTATATAGATGTCTCGATGGCTTAATATTTTTGGCTATAACTGCCGCAATGCTCTGCTTGG comes from the Amblyomma americanum isolate KBUSLIRL-KWMA chromosome 1, ASM5285725v1, whole genome shotgun sequence genome and includes:
- the LOC144106120 gene encoding uncharacterized protein LOC144106120 translates to MRGVTRLDFNAKDLGTLRVYCPNIWYGCTQSSELRHLEEHYLKNCPHHPKMCFHCRREDIPPGDFVPHIYSCKRRQEEARSVDRQSPPVQQSLSESPASQTEDEHLCATQALLAEVTERGGEVHPEPVEHLNQLAADIKRAP